One genomic window of Chiloscyllium punctatum isolate Juve2018m chromosome 21, sChiPun1.3, whole genome shotgun sequence includes the following:
- the znhit1 gene encoding zinc finger HIT domain-containing protein 1, whose translation MVEKKRESVGRFAEGGQRRVLDQATRQRRLNRQLDALEKDNFQDDPHANLPQLKRLPQFDDHTESAKKKKKTRGDHFKQRFRKNFQSLLEEQNLSTSEGPNYLTTCAGPSKLPQRHFCAVCGFPSNYTCVSCGARYCCVKCLGTHQETRCLKWTV comes from the exons atggtggagaagaagcgggagagtgtgg GCCGGTTTGCGGAGGGCGGGCAGCGGCGGGTCCTGGACCAGGCCACCCGCCAGCGGCGCCTCAACCGGCAGCTGGACGCCCTGGAGAAGGACAACTTCCAGGATGACCCGCACGCGAACCTGCCGCAGCTCAAGCGGCTCCCGCAGTTCGATGACCACACGGAGTCCG caaagaagaagaaaaagacaCGGGGTGATCACTTCAAACAGCGTTTCAGGAAGAATTTCCAATCCCTCTTGGAAGAACAG AACTTGAGTACAAGTGAGGGGCCGAACTATTTGACGACGTGTGCTGGTCCTTCCAAGCTGCCGCAGCGCCATTTCTGTGCAGTTTGTGGTTTTCCATCCAACTACACCTGTGTGTCATGTGGAGCCCGATACTGTTGTGTCAAGTGCCTGGGCACACATCAGGAAACCAG GTGTCTGAAGTGGACAGTATGA